The following proteins come from a genomic window of Alphaproteobacteria bacterium:
- a CDS encoding peroxiredoxin, translated as MIKVGDQFPKFHLTAVVSNDIDDAFVEINEESYKGKWQVIFFWPKDFTFICPTEILAFDAMLPELEKRNAVLLGGSTDNEFVHLEWRRQKLPNIKFPMLSDLKRDLSTALGILDENEGVSQRATFILDPEGIVRFSMVTDLSVGRNPQEVLRVLDALQEGGLCPCNWNKGDETLTPS; from the coding sequence ATGATTAAAGTTGGTGACCAATTCCCAAAATTCCACCTTACAGCAGTTGTGTCTAATGATATTGATGATGCATTTGTTGAAATAAATGAAGAAAGTTACAAAGGTAAATGGCAGGTGATTTTCTTTTGGCCAAAGGATTTTACGTTTATTTGCCCAACGGAAATTTTAGCATTTGATGCAATGTTGCCAGAGCTAGAAAAAAGAAATGCAGTGTTGTTAGGTGGAAGTACAGATAATGAATTTGTTCATTTGGAGTGGAGACGTCAAAAGTTGCCAAATATCAAATTTCCAATGCTTTCAGATCTAAAGAGAGACTTATCAACAGCCCTTGGAATTTTGGATGAAAATGAAGGTGTGAGCCAACGTGCAACATTTATTCTTGATCCAGAAGGTATTGTGCGTTTTTCTATGGTTACAGATCTAAGTGTAGGAAGAAATCCTCAAGAAGTTTTGCGTGTCCTTGATGCGCTGCAAGAAGGTGGGTTGTGTCCTTGTAACTGGAATAAAGGGGATGAAACTTTAACACCTTCATGA
- a CDS encoding UDP-N-acetylmuramoyl-L-alanyl-D-glutamate--2,6-diaminopimelate ligase gives MIRNDSRTVKKGDTFVCVPNPKEEEYIKDALARGATTIIGQKHLSHLAPDFIVTDNPRLYLVQELAKARNYKQPEYCVAVTGTNGKTSVVTYLRQIWKHLGVKGASLGSLGLDWDFCHHASREAGCGDPSWMATDPADLRHDDAFKLTTVDPIVFSQILEFLPADYFAFEASSHGLDQHRTDTCKLAAVCFTNLTNEHLDYHKTMEEYFQSKRRLFTELAGPETLKVIYKNCPYGRRLINENFPNTVTYGDEFPFPTDDLQIFGEAQLHNLTAAVLLSGFSLDRVKPILPLLTPPKGRMQYVGSNKKGGKIFVDFAHTPNALQNVLEMLRPITQGNLIVVFGCGGDRDKTKRPMMGKIASDLADMVIITEDNPRFENPDLIRKDIMEGASFAFEIHGRELAIAHAISIARSNDVVVIAGRGDEKYQKIQGKEYELHDETVIKKMLAVE, from the coding sequence ATGATCCGAAACGATTCTCGAACTGTCAAAAAAGGCGATACATTTGTATGTGTCCCAAATCCTAAAGAAGAAGAATATATAAAAGATGCGTTAGCACGTGGCGCTACCACAATTATTGGGCAAAAGCATTTATCGCATTTAGCACCAGATTTTATTGTTACAGATAATCCTAGATTATATTTAGTCCAAGAGCTTGCGAAAGCAAGAAACTATAAGCAGCCTGAGTATTGTGTTGCTGTTACAGGAACCAATGGTAAAACATCTGTTGTGACCTATTTGCGTCAAATCTGGAAACATCTAGGCGTGAAGGGTGCAAGTCTTGGTTCTCTTGGATTAGACTGGGATTTTTGTCATCACGCGTCTCGCGAAGCGGGGTGTGGTGATCCATCATGGATGGCCACAGATCCTGCGGATCTTCGCCATGACGATGCATTTAAATTAACCACTGTAGATCCGATAGTGTTTAGTCAAATACTGGAATTTTTACCTGCAGATTATTTCGCATTTGAAGCTTCAAGTCATGGGCTCGATCAACACAGAACAGACACATGCAAACTCGCAGCAGTTTGTTTCACAAACCTCACAAATGAGCACTTGGATTATCATAAGACAATGGAAGAATATTTCCAATCTAAGCGCAGATTATTTACAGAGTTAGCTGGTCCCGAGACGCTCAAAGTGATTTATAAAAACTGCCCTTATGGCAGGCGACTTATAAATGAAAATTTTCCCAATACTGTTACATACGGGGATGAATTTCCATTTCCTACAGATGACTTACAAATATTTGGTGAAGCGCAACTGCATAACCTAACAGCAGCCGTTTTATTATCTGGTTTTTCTTTAGACCGTGTGAAGCCAATTTTACCGCTTCTTACGCCACCTAAAGGGCGTATGCAATATGTCGGCTCTAACAAAAAAGGTGGAAAGATTTTTGTTGATTTTGCGCATACACCGAATGCGCTGCAAAATGTTTTGGAAATGTTACGTCCAATTACACAAGGTAATTTAATTGTTGTATTTGGATGTGGCGGTGATCGCGACAAAACCAAGCGCCCTATGATGGGAAAAATTGCATCAGACTTAGCTGATATGGTGATTATAACTGAAGATAATCCTAGATTTGAAAACCCTGATTTGATTCGAAAAGATATTATGGAAGGCGCATCGTTTGCTTTTGAAATTCATGGTCGAGAATTAGCGATTGCACATGCGATATCTATTGCTAGATCGAATGATGTTGTTGTGATTGCTGGAAGGGGTGATGAAAAATATCAAAAGATTCAAGGGAAAGAATATGAGCTACATGATGAAACTGTCATCAAAAAAATGCTCGCAGTTGAATAA
- a CDS encoding UvrD-helicase domain-containing protein has protein sequence MKATWINASAGTGKTTALKNQCLELLNKGVKPQNILCITFTNNAAREMQERIQSATSSRGASLRGDLMDDYASLAMTPSTDLQIKTIHSVAQNIVQSIKNIEIPRIFDDYDQEIILRKAVSKYFQENPAAAKELSNQYSYYHFLSLIKKVLYKTRTPVATFLYKEQTAPEPVEHPDLYLTTKGTVRKKLAPALAAQAEQVYQQVQNIKTHEWMEKNYKLLYHINHIMKHYLELKNGYDFNDLILEATELLNDPANLYQATKNFHHVLLDEAQDTSFHQWIFFKKLIENAQSVFVVGDEKQSIYSFQDASPQYYQDFKDYLRSISDFEEKTLTNNYRSLKTITDLAKEKCPNLNIPPQENHRKGEGHYEVVSDLGHIRAILSHTQKDPSAALQDNGDKNAQDDARYIQPQDILLLFRKRDQTFENALEFLKENNIPVNVDKKHPLQDEPLIKELMHLINLQIYHPNDPYSLFFYERSTLKQKGVPMQFNDVAEMVAALMNVVPEPMFIALIDVLANLQAPTFYLLREYLENHAIYYESDKETNAVSLMTIHSAKGLQFPIVYLFDSNDREPYEPFMYDIATNSLYTTPPSDLYHESITQIREQKKLLKQQENERLLYVAITRAKDRFYFVSNE, from the coding sequence ATGAAAGCCACTTGGATTAACGCATCTGCTGGGACTGGAAAAACGACAGCCTTAAAAAATCAGTGCTTAGAGTTACTGAATAAAGGTGTGAAACCACAGAATATTTTATGTATTACGTTTACAAATAATGCAGCAAGGGAAATGCAGGAGCGCATCCAAAGCGCAACGTCATCACGAGGAGCTTCGCTCCGTGGTGATCTAATGGATGACTACGCTTCGCTCGCCATGACGCCCTCAACCGATCTACAAATTAAAACCATTCATAGCGTGGCACAAAACATCGTCCAATCCATTAAAAACATAGAAATCCCTCGGATTTTTGATGATTATGATCAAGAAATAATCCTTAGAAAAGCTGTTTCAAAATATTTTCAAGAAAATCCAGCTGCAGCTAAAGAATTGAGTAATCAATATTCTTATTACCATTTTCTTAGTCTCATTAAAAAAGTTTTGTATAAAACACGCACCCCTGTCGCAACATTTCTTTATAAAGAGCAAACTGCACCAGAGCCTGTGGAACATCCAGATCTCTACCTTACAACCAAAGGCACTGTGCGCAAAAAGCTTGCGCCTGCGCTTGCAGCCCAGGCTGAACAAGTTTATCAGCAAGTTCAAAACATCAAAACGCATGAGTGGATGGAGAAAAACTATAAGCTTTTATATCATATAAATCATATTATGAAGCATTATCTTGAACTCAAAAATGGATATGATTTTAATGATCTTATTCTAGAAGCAACGGAATTACTCAATGATCCTGCAAATCTTTATCAAGCTACGAAAAATTTTCATCATGTACTACTAGATGAAGCACAAGACACCAGTTTTCATCAGTGGATCTTCTTCAAAAAACTTATTGAAAATGCACAAAGCGTTTTTGTTGTAGGTGATGAAAAGCAGAGCATTTATAGCTTTCAAGATGCTTCGCCTCAGTATTATCAGGATTTCAAGGACTATCTGAGATCTATTAGTGACTTTGAAGAAAAAACACTTACAAACAATTATCGATCACTAAAAACCATTACAGATTTAGCCAAAGAAAAGTGTCCAAATTTGAATATTCCACCGCAAGAAAATCATAGAAAGGGAGAAGGTCATTACGAGGTTGTGTCAGATTTGGGGCACATCCGCGCCATCCTGAGTCACACGCAAAAAGATCCTTCGGCTGCGCTTCAGGATAACGGAGATAAGAACGCCCAGGATGATGCGAGATATATACAGCCGCAGGATATCCTATTATTATTCCGCAAACGCGATCAAACATTTGAAAATGCCCTTGAATTCCTAAAGGAAAATAACATTCCTGTAAATGTCGACAAAAAACACCCCCTTCAAGATGAACCGCTCATAAAAGAACTTATGCATTTAATTAATCTGCAAATTTATCATCCAAACGATCCGTACAGTTTATTTTTCTATGAACGCTCTACGCTAAAGCAAAAAGGTGTTCCTATGCAGTTTAACGATGTTGCAGAAATGGTTGCTGCGCTTATGAATGTTGTGCCAGAGCCTATGTTTATAGCACTTATAGATGTGTTGGCCAATTTACAAGCACCAACCTTTTACCTTTTGAGAGAATATCTTGAAAATCATGCTATTTACTATGAGTCTGACAAAGAAACCAACGCCGTTTCCCTTATGACAATTCATAGCGCTAAAGGTCTCCAGTTTCCAATCGTCTATCTATTTGATAGCAATGACCGAGAACCATATGAGCCATTTATGTATGATATTGCAACAAACTCTCTTTATACTACCCCACCATCTGATCTTTATCATGAGTCTATTACACAAATCAGAGAGCAAAAAAAACTGCTCAAGCAACAAGAAAATGAACGTTTGTTGTATGTGGCTATTACAAGGGCTAAAGATCGATTTTATTTTGTTTCGAATGAGTAA
- a CDS encoding septum formation initiator family protein encodes MKLFKGIAFVFGVYFLFHLISGQYGLMSWHHLKREIAYNEVRLKKSTEQKNELKHMVTLLEPGNVDGDLLSERARVVLGYAKKDEKVIILR; translated from the coding sequence ATGAAATTATTTAAAGGCATTGCCTTTGTATTCGGTGTATACTTTTTATTCCATCTTATTAGTGGGCAGTATGGCTTGATGTCTTGGCATCACCTCAAACGAGAGATTGCCTATAACGAAGTAAGATTGAAAAAATCAACAGAACAAAAGAACGAATTAAAACATATGGTTACACTTTTAGAGCCAGGTAATGTAGATGGAGATCTTTTGTCTGAACGCGCAAGAGTAGTTTTGGGTTATGCGAAGAAAGATGAGAAGGTTATCATTCTGAGATAG
- a CDS encoding DNA polymerase III subunit chi, with the protein METTIYKVDDALDFAVKFLYKLYEKNHRVMVLYQDEEFANELDRVLWIFKQSAFVPHVKEDSQLAEMTPIVLAKQNAANINKADVVLMFNQLDVPGEYSRVVKVFDDRALYEQAKQKDKSAICWVQKDEKWEKEANG; encoded by the coding sequence GTGGAAACAACAATTTACAAAGTCGATGACGCGTTAGATTTTGCTGTGAAATTTTTATATAAACTTTATGAAAAAAATCATCGTGTGATGGTGTTATATCAAGATGAAGAGTTTGCAAACGAATTAGATCGTGTTTTATGGATCTTTAAACAAAGCGCTTTTGTGCCGCATGTTAAAGAAGATAGTCAGTTGGCTGAGATGACGCCTATTGTTTTAGCAAAGCAGAATGCGGCAAATATCAATAAAGCAGACGTTGTTTTGATGTTTAATCAGCTTGATGTGCCCGGAGAATACAGCAGGGTTGTGAAAGTTTTTGATGATCGGGCATTATATGAACAAGCCAAACAAAAGGATAAAAGCGCAATATGTTGGGTTCAAAAAGATGAAAAGTGGGAAAAAGAAGCAAACGGTTAG
- a CDS encoding ABC transporter ATP-binding protein, translating into MKSGKKKQTVSLEAKNLYKIIDGVEILRDINLKIYSGEKIAFIGESGAGKTTLLQILGLLDSLTSGELMILGKSVACMKDTEKTDLRLRNIGFVYQQHHLIEELTVRENILLPLRIAQKDHEKDILDLVEKLGLSSLLDRMPHTLSGGEKQRVSILRAAANFPNILLADEPTGNLDTANADAAMDLFLTLVKRYKMTVVIVTHNLEIAKRMDRVIQMKDGVFV; encoded by the coding sequence ATGAAAAGTGGGAAAAAGAAGCAAACGGTTAGTCTTGAAGCAAAAAATTTATACAAAATCATCGATGGTGTAGAGATTTTGCGTGATATCAATCTCAAGATTTATTCTGGTGAAAAAATAGCTTTTATAGGCGAAAGCGGGGCTGGGAAAACAACTTTATTACAAATTTTGGGACTGTTGGATTCTTTGACCTCAGGCGAATTGATGATTTTAGGCAAATCTGTTGCTTGCATGAAGGATACAGAAAAAACAGATCTAAGACTCCGCAATATTGGATTTGTATACCAGCAACATCATTTGATTGAAGAGTTAACGGTTAGGGAAAATATCCTACTACCTTTGCGTATTGCGCAAAAAGATCATGAAAAAGATATATTAGACTTGGTTGAGAAGCTTGGATTATCAAGTCTATTAGATCGCATGCCGCACACGCTATCAGGCGGTGAAAAACAGCGCGTGTCTATTTTGCGTGCTGCAGCAAACTTTCCAAACATTTTATTGGCAGATGAGCCAACGGGTAATCTTGATACAGCAAATGCTGATGCCGCGATGGATCTGTTTCTCACATTGGTAAAACGCTACAAAATGACGGTTGTTATAGTGACGCATAATCTCGAAATTGCAAAGCGTATGGATCGTGTGATTCAAATGAAAGATGGTGTTTTTGTGTAA
- a CDS encoding NAD(P)H-dependent oxidoreductase, giving the protein MTYIILSCSLSQNSFGDKIGRYIEEKYEQFELINVSECEFGLCDGFDGKAFENPKLLTLQKKLEKALGVIIISPIYNFDVSATCKNLMDLLSKPYKDILSGKSLYHKVISFIGTCCFGHSYMAPLNFLANTMLAHEAFIFPKYTLVTKDMPEARYQNCVDKMLGSFIRMSESLRGYISEDLCEEN; this is encoded by the coding sequence ATGACATACATCATCTTATCTTGCAGTTTAAGTCAAAACAGTTTTGGTGATAAGATTGGGAGATATATTGAGGAAAAATATGAACAGTTTGAGCTCATTAACGTTAGTGAATGTGAATTTGGTTTGTGTGATGGGTTTGATGGGAAGGCGTTTGAGAATCCCAAACTTTTAACATTGCAGAAAAAGTTAGAGAAAGCATTGGGTGTTATTATTATTTCACCAATCTATAATTTTGATGTATCTGCAACATGCAAAAACCTCATGGACCTCCTCAGCAAGCCATACAAAGATATCTTATCAGGAAAATCCTTATACCATAAGGTTATTTCTTTCATAGGCACTTGTTGTTTTGGTCACAGCTATATGGCGCCCTTGAATTTTTTAGCAAATACAATGTTGGCGCATGAAGCCTTTATTTTTCCTAAATACACCCTTGTTACAAAAGATATGCCTGAAGCGAGATATCAAAATTGCGTGGATAAAATGTTAGGCAGTTTTATCAGGATGAGTGAATCTTTGAGAGGGTATATTTCTGAGGATTTATGCGAAGAGAATTAA
- the trxA gene encoding thioredoxin, whose translation MAIIDIKSKGDFEKEVLHASKPVIVDFWAQWCGPCKVMLPILEEAAKEMPDFKFVKLNIEDCPEVAKEYDITSIPTIIIFEDGKIKDRHIGLFPTQQKLKGWAQAVE comes from the coding sequence ATGGCTATTATAGATATTAAATCAAAAGGGGATTTTGAAAAGGAAGTTTTACATGCGAGTAAGCCTGTTATTGTAGATTTTTGGGCGCAATGGTGTGGGCCATGTAAAGTTATGTTGCCAATTCTAGAAGAAGCAGCAAAAGAAATGCCAGATTTTAAATTTGTAAAATTAAATATTGAAGATTGTCCTGAAGTGGCAAAAGAATATGATATTACAAGCATTCCAACAATCATTATCTTTGAAGATGGAAAGATCAAGGATCGTCATATCGGATTGTTTCCAACACAACAAAAATTAAAGGGTTGGGCGCAGGCCGTTGAATAA
- a CDS encoding protein-export chaperone SecB, which yields MEQPKQPHFNVIGQYIKDLSFENLAAKKVLDPKKEPIVEVNADVDYSKFDSMPNVPENTYEVVLSLTATMKVGDNPLFIAEAKYAGIVQFDQEPTEEQLEPIAYIEIPYYLFFETRNLVASLANQSGFGPIVLRPVDFSEIYLKKSKHADKLKEKIQ from the coding sequence ATGGAGCAACCAAAACAACCACATTTCAACGTTATTGGGCAGTATATAAAAGACCTTTCTTTTGAAAATCTAGCCGCAAAAAAAGTACTTGACCCAAAAAAAGAGCCAATTGTAGAAGTGAATGCAGACGTAGATTACAGCAAGTTCGACAGCATGCCAAATGTCCCGGAGAATACATACGAAGTGGTGTTGAGCTTAACAGCGACAATGAAGGTAGGAGATAATCCATTGTTTATCGCAGAAGCGAAATATGCTGGCATTGTGCAGTTTGATCAAGAGCCAACAGAAGAGCAGTTAGAACCAATTGCCTACATTGAAATTCCTTATTACCTGTTCTTTGAAACGCGTAACTTGGTGGCAAGCTTAGCAAATCAATCTGGATTTGGGCCAATTGTATTGCGTCCAGTAGACTTTTCAGAGATCTATCTTAAGAAAAGTAAGCATGCAGACAAATTGAAAGAAAAAATTCAGTGA
- the metG gene encoding methionine--tRNA ligase has product MTLKKRYLITSALPYINGIKHLGNLIGSMLPADVYARFLRQSGEEVLFVCGTDEHGTPAEIAADEAGKDIETYCKDMYETQKSIYEKFQLSFDTFGRSSDEKNHILTREIFLALQKNGLIEEKDIQQYYSKKDGRFLPDRYVMGECPKCGFQKARGDQCDGCGSLLDPTDLIHPYSSISLDKDLELRSSKHFFVKLEEMQDKVEKFVEDRPQWNAMTKGIAKKWLKEGLRNRCISRDLKWGIPIPGHEDKVFYVWFDAPNAYIAMTDDVEMWWKDGNVTYTQFMAKDNVPFHAVFWPGVLMGANQNWHLVDQLKSFGWLNYDGGKFSTSGKRGVFLDQALALYPSDYWRYYLLANIPETDDANFSFAHFAEIVNKDLADVLGNLINRVGTLVHKYFDGRIPVHRHPDLTSRHPEAQPKDLPETGSEGSFATFRLLAQDYKSALKNLQFRQAMQTLRKLWNFGNEFIAKNEPWALMKSDPQKGEAVLSQALYMIYQYAILSKPIIPDTSNRIMEMLGLPLEFDFDQELTIENWNIQKPEPLFKKVSDEDVEKHAQFFSGL; this is encoded by the coding sequence GTGACACTCAAAAAGCGCTACTTAATCACAAGCGCACTTCCCTACATTAATGGAATTAAGCATCTTGGTAATCTTATTGGTTCTATGTTGCCAGCGGATGTCTATGCAAGATTTTTAAGGCAATCAGGTGAAGAAGTGTTATTTGTGTGCGGAACAGATGAGCACGGGACACCTGCAGAAATTGCTGCAGATGAAGCAGGAAAAGATATCGAAACATATTGTAAGGATATGTATGAAACGCAAAAATCTATATATGAAAAGTTTCAACTCAGTTTTGATACGTTTGGACGTTCCTCAGATGAAAAGAATCACATCTTAACACGAGAGATTTTTCTCGCGTTGCAAAAAAATGGTTTGATCGAAGAAAAAGATATTCAGCAATATTACAGTAAAAAAGATGGTCGTTTTTTGCCTGATCGTTATGTGATGGGTGAATGTCCAAAGTGTGGTTTTCAAAAGGCGAGAGGAGATCAATGCGACGGGTGTGGCTCTTTATTAGATCCAACAGATTTGATCCATCCATATTCTTCGATCAGTCTAGATAAAGATTTAGAACTCAGATCTTCTAAGCACTTTTTTGTTAAGTTGGAAGAAATGCAAGATAAGGTTGAGAAGTTTGTTGAGGATCGTCCTCAATGGAATGCGATGACCAAGGGTATTGCCAAAAAATGGCTTAAAGAAGGTCTGCGTAACCGTTGTATTTCTCGTGATCTCAAATGGGGCATTCCTATTCCAGGACATGAAGATAAAGTATTTTATGTTTGGTTTGATGCGCCAAATGCTTATATTGCTATGACAGATGATGTTGAGATGTGGTGGAAGGATGGTAACGTCACCTACACACAATTTATGGCCAAGGATAACGTGCCATTTCATGCAGTTTTCTGGCCAGGGGTATTAATGGGCGCAAATCAAAACTGGCATTTGGTGGATCAACTCAAGTCGTTTGGTTGGCTCAATTATGACGGTGGGAAGTTTTCAACCAGCGGTAAACGAGGTGTATTTTTGGATCAAGCCTTAGCGCTGTATCCATCTGATTATTGGCGCTATTATTTGTTAGCAAATATTCCAGAAACTGATGATGCAAACTTTTCTTTTGCGCATTTTGCAGAGATTGTAAATAAGGACTTAGCGGATGTATTGGGGAATTTGATTAATCGGGTAGGAACTCTTGTTCATAAATATTTTGATGGGCGTATTCCAGTTCACCGTCATCCTGATCTTACATCTCGTCATCCTGAGGCGCAGCCGAAGGATCTGCCTGAGACAGGCTCCGAAGGATCCTTTGCTACGTTCAGGCTGCTGGCGCAAGATTATAAGTCGGCTTTAAAGAATTTACAATTCCGTCAGGCTATGCAAACTTTGCGTAAACTCTGGAATTTTGGCAATGAATTTATTGCAAAAAATGAACCATGGGCACTTATGAAGTCTGATCCTCAAAAAGGAGAAGCGGTACTGAGTCAGGCTTTGTATATGATTTATCAATATGCCATTTTATCTAAGCCTATTATCCCAGATACATCTAATCGCATTATGGAAATGTTAGGACTACCTTTAGAATTTGATTTTGATCAAGAGTTAACCATCGAAAACTGGAATATCCAAAAGCCTGAACCCCTGTTTAAAAAGGTTTCTGATGAGGATGTAGAAAAACACGCTCAGTTTTTTTCTGGTCTTTAG
- the glyS gene encoding glycine--tRNA ligase subunit beta — protein sequence MDCFFEIYSEEIPAKMQPEAKEQLKNFLEKFLIDIEHESIETFVTPQRLVAHITGLAAQTKEKVEMVRGPKITLPEDIVEKFCKSHGVTKDQLTQQDNYFYVSQTTPSKKADEVISQAIHTVLTTFHWPKTMRWPQAKIKWVRPIRSIMVVLDQKPLIFDVDIVGLKTTDHTTGHRFLSPQKIQPKTFAEYVKLLKENKVILNDLERQKIIEDNLQGAVPDKDLLIENAGLAEFPVVKKGAISDEFMKLPKAVLRTVMKVHQKYFFFEDAPHFAAVCNVLENSVIKGYERVLRARLSDARFFYLEDLKVPLKDHDLSRIVFYKGIGTIKDKISRMSNILRGSEEGKVLRLCKKDLMTQMVSEFPELHGIMGSIYAKAQKEKDVICEAIEDHLRLQPQTELGAKVALVDRLDSLVGLIGSGVKISGSKDPYGLRRHALTIIRIYEKFPDFEPLEVLISKVLKQYKTLPSDTAQIVEQFIYSRFKIYYQEDAAYVQVAISKYPLHQLRKASQDIKEFVHTKEGEEFLKGFKRLLGLVNVNKTTGEILPLHESEIFLNAKLSKALTFSDLKSIAPHLTKFFNEITVNEGAPHIVQSRQNLLFALKQSIEVLGDFSKIV from the coding sequence GTGGACTGCTTTTTTGAAATTTACTCCGAAGAGATTCCTGCTAAGATGCAGCCAGAGGCAAAAGAGCAGCTTAAAAATTTTCTTGAAAAGTTTTTGATTGATATTGAGCATGAGTCAATTGAAACTTTTGTGACGCCTCAACGTTTAGTTGCACATATAACAGGACTTGCTGCGCAAACCAAAGAAAAAGTTGAAATGGTTCGTGGGCCTAAAATTACACTTCCTGAAGATATTGTAGAAAAATTTTGCAAAAGTCACGGTGTGACAAAAGACCAACTTACACAACAAGATAATTATTTTTATGTATCACAAACCACGCCTTCAAAAAAAGCAGATGAAGTTATTTCACAGGCTATACACACAGTTTTAACAACATTTCACTGGCCTAAAACAATGCGTTGGCCGCAAGCTAAAATTAAATGGGTGAGACCTATAAGATCTATCATGGTTGTGTTGGATCAAAAGCCACTTATTTTTGACGTGGATATTGTTGGGTTAAAAACGACAGATCACACAACAGGGCATCGTTTTTTATCTCCTCAAAAAATTCAACCAAAAACCTTTGCAGAATATGTAAAGCTTTTAAAAGAAAATAAAGTTATTTTGAATGATTTAGAAAGACAAAAGATCATTGAAGATAATTTGCAAGGCGCAGTTCCAGATAAAGATTTGCTTATTGAAAATGCAGGTTTGGCAGAATTTCCTGTTGTAAAAAAAGGTGCAATTTCTGATGAGTTTATGAAATTGCCAAAGGCTGTGTTGAGAACTGTTATGAAAGTGCATCAAAAGTACTTTTTCTTTGAAGATGCGCCACACTTTGCGGCTGTATGTAATGTGTTAGAAAATAGCGTGATTAAAGGTTATGAGCGCGTACTAAGAGCGCGTTTAAGTGATGCGCGTTTCTTTTATCTCGAAGATCTAAAAGTTCCATTAAAAGATCATGATTTATCAAGGATTGTTTTTTACAAAGGTATTGGAACTATCAAAGATAAAATTAGTCGTATGAGTAATATTTTAAGAGGGTCGGAAGAAGGAAAAGTTTTGCGTTTGTGCAAAAAAGATTTGATGACACAAATGGTGAGTGAATTTCCTGAACTGCATGGTATTATGGGAAGTATTTATGCAAAAGCGCAAAAAGAAAAAGATGTTATATGTGAGGCAATAGAAGATCATTTGCGCTTACAGCCCCAAACAGAGCTTGGCGCGAAAGTTGCTTTAGTGGATCGTTTAGATAGTTTGGTTGGCTTAATCGGATCAGGTGTGAAGATTTCAGGTTCGAAAGACCCTTATGGATTGCGTCGCCATGCGTTAACCATCATTCGTATTTACGAAAAATTCCCTGATTTTGAGCCATTGGAAGTTTTAATTTCAAAGGTGTTGAAACAATATAAAACATTGCCCTCAGATACAGCTCAAATTGTAGAGCAGTTTATTTATTCTCGTTTCAAGATTTATTATCAAGAAGATGCTGCATATGTTCAGGTGGCAATATCAAAGTATCCATTACACCAATTGCGCAAAGCATCTCAAGATATTAAAGAGTTTGTGCATACCAAAGAGGGTGAAGAGTTTTTAAAAGGGTTTAAACGTTTGCTTGGTTTGGTAAATGTAAACAAAACGACAGGAGAGATTTTGCCTCTTCACGAGTCTGAGATATTTCTTAATGCGAAATTATCAAAGGCACTCACATTTTCAGATTTAAAAAGCATTGCCCCTCATTTAACAAAATTTTTTAATGAAATTACAGTGAATGAAGGCGCCCCTCATATTGTGCAATCAAGACAAAATTTGTTGTTTGCATTAAAGCAAAGTATTGAAGTATTGGGTGATTTTTCTAAGATTGTGTAA